The following coding sequences lie in one Heliangelus exortis chromosome 8, bHelExo1.hap1, whole genome shotgun sequence genomic window:
- the JUN gene encoding transcription factor Jun, with translation MSAKMEPTFYEDALNASFVPPESGGYGYNNAKVLKQSMTLNLSDPSSNLKPHLRNKNADILTSPDVGLLKLASPELERLIIQSSNGLITTTPTPTQFLCPKNVTDEQEGFAEGFVRALAELHNQNTMPSVTSAAQPVNSGMAPVSSMAGNSSFNANLHSEPPVYANLSNFNPNALNSAPNYNANSMGYAPQHHINPQMPVQHPRLQALKEEPQTVPEMPGETPPLSPIDMESQERIKAERKRMRNRIAASKCRKRKLERIARLEEKVKTLKAQNSELASTANMLREQVAQLKQKVMNHVNSGCQLMLTQQLQTF, from the coding sequence ATGAGTGCAAAGATGGAGCCTACTTTCTACGAGGATGCCCTGAACGCCAGCTTCGTGCCGCCGGAGAGCGGCGGGTATGGATATAATAACGCCAAAGTCCTAAAGCAGAGCATGACGCTGAACCTGTCCGACCCATCCAGCAACCTGAAGCCGCACCTGAGGAACAAGAACGCCGACATCCTCACCTCCCCCGACGTGGGACTCCTAAAACTGGCCTCGCCTGAGCTGGAGCGGCTCATCATCCAGTCCAGCAACGGGTTAATCACTACCACGCCGACCCCGACGCAGTTCCTCTGCCCCAAAAATGTTACCGACGAGCAAGAGGGGTTCGCGGAAGGGTTCGTGAGAGCCCTGGCGGAACTGCACAACCAGAACACCATGCCCAGCGTCACCTCCGCCGCTCAACCTGTTAACAGCGGCATGGCACCTGTGTCCTCTATGGCCGGCAACAGCAGTTTCAACGCGAATTTGCACAGCGAGCCCCCGGTGTACGCCAATCTCAGCAACTTCAACCCCAACGCGCTCAACTCGGCACCGAACTACAACGCCAACAGCATGGGCTATGCACCGCAGCATCACATAAACCCCCAGATGCCGGTGCAGCATCCCAGGCTTCAGGCTTTGAAAGAAGAGCCTCAGACTGTACCTGAAATGCCAGGGGAAACTCCTCCCCTGTCGCCTATTGACATGGAGTCACAGGAGAGAATCAAAGCCGAGAGAAAACGTATGAGAAACAGAATCGCGGCGTCCAAATGCCGGAAAAGGAAGTTGGAAAGGATTGCCAGGttggaagaaaaagtgaaaactttGAAAGCCCAGAACTCAGAGCTGGCATCCACTGCCAACATGCTCAGAGAACAGGTTGCACAGCTTAAGCAGAAGGTCATGAACCATGTCAACAGCGGGTGCCAGCTAATGCTAACGCAACAGTTGCAAACGTTTTGA